The following DNA comes from Spirulina major PCC 6313.
CGGGTTGATTCAGGGGATGGGAGGGACGCAAACAATCAGACCGCGCGATCGCTGCGTCCCTCCTGTCGTTCTGAATCTTGGCGGTGAGTACGGTCTCTTGAGCCATCACGTCATTGTCTCCTGTTGTTTCTCTGGTGGTGAGTTCTACCGGACATCATCCCTAAATTCCCCCTACAATACTAGAGTTTTCTTTCATGAGGAGGTCTTAAATGTTACAAGTTCGGAAAAGTCATGAACGAGGTCATGCGAATCATGGTTGGTTAGACTCGTACCATACCTTTTCATTCGCGAGTTATTACGATCCAAATCACATGAGCTTTCGCAGCTTACGGGTGATTAATGAAGACCGAATTGATCCGGGTGCTGGGTTTGCGACCCATGGCCATCGCGATATGGAAATCATTACCTATGTGCTCAATGGTGCTTTGGAGCATCAGGATAGTTTAGGCACTGGGTCAGTGATTCGTCCGGGGGAAGTGCAACAGATGAGCGCGGGCACGGGGATTCAACATAGTGAATATAACCATTCCCAGCGCGAACCGGTGCATCTGTTGCAGATTTGGATTACGCCGAATCAAACGGGGATTGAGCCGCGTTATGCGCAGCGGGAGTTTCCGATTGCGACGGAGTTGGGCAAGCTGCATCTGGTGGCGGGGCCAGTGGGTGAGGTGGAGAATGTGATTCCGGTGCAGCAGGATATGCGCCTCTATGCGGGGCAGTTGGGGGCGGGGGATGAAGTTCACCAGGCGATCGCACCGGATCGTTATGCTTGGATTCAGGTGGCGCGGGGGGACTTGAGCCTCAATGAAATTCCTCTCCAAGCGGGGGATGGGGTGGCGATCAGTGGAGAGGACGCGATAACCATCACCGCCACCACAGCGGCGGAGTTGTTGCTGTTTGATTTGCCGTAAGGGTGTGGAAATTTGCGATCGCACCGG
Coding sequences within:
- a CDS encoding pirin family protein; amino-acid sequence: MLQVRKSHERGHANHGWLDSYHTFSFASYYDPNHMSFRSLRVINEDRIDPGAGFATHGHRDMEIITYVLNGALEHQDSLGTGSVIRPGEVQQMSAGTGIQHSEYNHSQREPVHLLQIWITPNQTGIEPRYAQREFPIATELGKLHLVAGPVGEVENVIPVQQDMRLYAGQLGAGDEVHQAIAPDRYAWIQVARGDLSLNEIPLQAGDGVAISGEDAITITATTAAELLLFDLP